ttgggccgcagggggatggcggcgccgaccggggatggccggacttgagggggaaaggcgccgtgaggcgcaggtgctcctccttgatccaaatttcgagttttacttcctttcgttctgaaaaagggatgtccgtgtgaagtctttaatatacggatcatcatgtcacgacctgggtgtcccaaacggtcgtgccaaagcctatacgtgtcggaatcccataaatcatctctcatgacatggttggattcaatgactcgaatagtggttgcatacaacccactagagcgacacataagtttctctaatactcgtttatttccgtagtcattagaggtgatgcaaaggaactcttgtccattctcacaatgcgtttccgcatgaaaaccattggctcttatatctttaaaataataaagttcgaaaaacatgtctacgacatgagataaaataaatcgatactttattaataatatccaatgatgacaccaaagtttcgtgaccataatctaatccaatataaaaatcaaatcgtagacaaatcgtagtcactctatccgttcggcaatttcaatttagttgtgaccaggtaaggtaaggcgagattttggtggagcgttgctcacttttaaaaccgttctctcagatcaaaccttgcctagacatcacaagtactcttgagtacgcctagagggaaagagttaatacaataagtcattttattgatataaggcataattgccatgacataattcttggaaaaataaaagactataaataaaaatctgcggtattttgtcttcatcgccagatttaaagtctttgtgaactcgaagtcttgatcaccatgatgcgactaccttcgtaggtacattgcaaattcaggtccattgatcagacgttccatatcagaaatagacaccataaagaggattctcccttgattgaggcgcattggcgcaatatgcatagtccctaggactggtggcgttggaaagtggtgcccatggccaacgttggctccatggtttccaaccctatttccctcaaaatcacgcctcctacggtcgtgggattgtcgccttgagcgattaccttcttgagcatttcgatcatatggatcatgacgtcgatggcgactttctctagccataagacgatgctcttgatagctatcttgaagcctatcaaatcttcttttcacaagttcattgccatgtctttcagtagtgaccatagcttcaataagctgttgaaaacttgtgatccgccttgcatttacatgagtccggaataagtcagaggacctcatagcatagacggggaaggtattgagggttttctcaatcaattggtcttctgtgattgtttttccacagagacgcatcattgctctgatgctgagagcttccgaataaaattgcatgacagtgtcaaattcagaaAAGCGAAGAtgtttccattctgcttctgtattcggaagtatggagtcacgaacattgccatatcgttcgcgaagcgcatgccaaagctttatggcgctatcctcatttatgaactcaaactgtaggtcactatccatgtgacgtttcatgaaggcaagtgccttggaattatctttctcagtttgagggtctggagctgtttctataggacaaagctcttggattgtatgcaataaatcacgggcaatgaggtggatctcgacatcagtgacccaaattaagtacattttgcctgcataatccaatggaacaaaatcgagtttgtttgtgtttgacatcctgaaagatgaaacaaaaacaagttagtttcggagtcaatgcttccacgaaaactaaataagatttccgagctatgctaccaagaaatcgatttccaagaataattggattagaccgaaacaatgatgtttatatggtcgttaatcgatgcttacggacgctcttagtccgaagtcttacgaacgctcttagttcgttaattgcgtgaatccccacgattccgcttttctcaaaaatcgaacccacgttataagaaaggtgggatgtagaagaagggaggttttcaagtccccgagaaaagaagaagaaatataaattctgaaattataggaacttcaaaacttactcttttgaatacttacttgtatttggatcacgcgcgtgtcgatgcaggcgtgatggagcgaagcaatccgagtagattctgttctgaacagcttgtacctcgattggtgtacagatctcaatatgactccgataaggctgaaattcggaggttagatggaagagacagagacgaacaactttgatgaagaaagtttttcgatctgagcttccgaactagacgtttcgaggcttgcaagaagacggatgtgcacaggaacgggaaaagatgcagtgggtgtgcgttggcttgtttgcgcagcagggatgcttcggtggcagcaggctggaacgcagggctgcagggagggggcagcaggggctgctgtgcaaggttgcaagcgcacgggcgctcgggctgcagcgaaggctcggctagctcgggctaggggctgatttgtgaatgagttttggttttctgttttgtggttagagtcgtgctgataacgtgtttaagtataatgtatttgagagagattgatgagagagatgtgttcttattattgagaataggagccctatatatagggattacaaagtgctagttctaatgttacaaggaataccaatccgtgtaggattgggaaatctagaaccttctctcctattgctactcctagtttgataaggcacactaaatcgatattccttcaacagaAACTGTAGTACTTATTTTGCTCACATAGAAACAAGCCACCAAAAGAGTTCATCAAAATAGAAAGATAAAGCCATCAAAGATTTATCACATATTACAAGTTGCTCCTTTTAATTCGGATTACCACAAGTTTCTAGTCCTACATGCAAGGAGATAAAGAAGCTAGGCAGCGTCGCCAGTATCACCAACTATCCAATACAAGGGTGTAGAGGCCATCACAACGCATTTATCATCCTCTTCATCTTAGCAGACCTCCTGGAATCGGGTTCTTCAATTGCTCTCTCAGTGAGTACGTGCTTGATACGACACATTGACTTCCTCACCTGAATTTCATGATGACAACAACAAGGAATCAACAATGATAATAGAATTTGCAAGAAGAATAAACAAAGGAAACTATTGTTCATGCAAAGGAGATTTTGAAGTACTTCAAAGTATTTTTCTGTTGATACAAATCAGAAAATGGTTAAAAGAGAGGGTCATACTTTGGGAAGGCGCTCAGGATTAGGAAAACGAAGATTCTGTGCGTGAAGCATCTGACGTTGAGTCATCAGCATGTTTTTCTCTTTAAGCAGGACAAACCATAGCTTATTGAGATCATCCCAGGACTTCAGACGCAGTTCAGATGCCTTCCAACTTCGACCTAATAGCAATTGAAGCAGCTAGCATTGAAATAGCTGAAATATCTATCACTGAAGCAATACATAATGCATCAAGCAGTGTTGTGGAAATATATTGAACGGCATGACATGAGAGAGTCAATATTAGCAGTTGATATTATGCAAAATGTCTTGGATAGTTGCAAATAGAATTTCTTCAAGCTCTAGTAAGACCAAATTTTCAAAGCAAGTTATTAAGTTTAATTAAGAATGAGATCTTCCAACTAATACAGAGTTTAATTCCTAGTATCGCTGCAACCAAATTCCTTTTATGGAATCACCTGACTTTTGGTAAACCCATATAGCATTGATATAATAATCACTTAACAATATATAGTAATTGATCTTTTCCTATTGCAACTTCGATTCCCTTGGAAGTTGGAAATAATAGAAATATTGATCTTTCTCTGCATTTCAGCTCTAATTGGTATAGAGATTCTAATTAAATAACACTGacaagaaaacataataaaCGAAAACAGTGACAAAAGAATCCTTGACATCAACAATGATCAGCAGTTCAACCCACATGATATACCTTTCTTCTATAGCTCTAATTCTAGATTATACAGATACCATGTAAATTGTGCAGGTCAGCAAAATGCATACTACCAACCTTACAATGTCTGAAATCTGAATCATTTTGCAACCAAACGACTGAAATTGTAATTCTGCATGCTACCAATCTTACAGCATTAAGATTCTTTGTAGTCATGAAACGAATGTAACTGAAAATGCAGTTATTTTCCGATGAACAATTCAACCATAATCCGACTCATCTTAAGCTCTGCATTCATATACCACCTATGTGAAAAGACAACCTAAATAACCTCTGCCGAGCACTTTGAATTTCTTTAATCGATTCTCACTAAGTATACAATCCAATTACCCCAATTCATAAATGCACTGAACACAGAAAACAAGGAAAACGAAAAGCAAAACTGAAAGTATAGCACACCAAAAGCAAAACTGATTTTAATTTATCTTATGGTCCCTGGAACATGAAGCAAAGCTCCGCCACTCTGAAAAGCAAGTTCAATGTTAtttttataatcatattgtttACATAAATATCAGGATTGAAGACTGCATCAAGTGTTGAGAATGCATTTAGTCATGACAGTGATAGTATGCTTTTTTCATTTCAATATTGTCATGCTTACTGGTGAACTCGTTTTTCCATCAAGCTGATGATTAGTTGACCCCTTTTTTCAAATAAATTCATCTAAAAGCtggttttttctctttttaagaAGAAGAACAGATTACTTTCTTTAATCAAGAATACaaactggaaaataaaagataaaatgaAACATTAATAATGGGGATTTAGAGATAGGATCATTGCTGGGTAAAGGAATGCCCTTAGTCTATTAAGGGTTGGTTTAGTTGGGTGAAGAGGCTCTTCTGAATCTAGGTAGGTCCTATGCTCCAGTCTTATTTGAGAGTTCACTTGAGCATCTCAAACACAATAGTGGCACTGCTTATAAGTTCAAACCTTTCACACATACAGAGAATAAGATTCACATTTATTTACTTTCACAGACTGAAAGTAAAATAACTCTcaggagaaaaaaaagaagcagaCTTGCAACCCTTTAATAGATTATTCCTGGGTAATCACAGGAGCAGATGAGATCAAACCCAGAAGACTGGTCCTCACAAAAGCAGAACTGTTGCATGGCAGAACCAACCGAGCCATTTCAATTCAAAATCCTAAACAAAGCTACTGTAATCCCAATAAAGATTCCAACTTTAACTTGGAGGTGAATACCCAGATGCCTAAAACCCAATAAAGATGCCCTTAAAACCTAGATCAAAAAGACCAGATAGAAAAAACAGACCCCATTGCTACTTATAAAAATATATGGATAAGAGAAATACAaaacagaaatttaaaaaaaaaaaaatgggttcAATAAAATATGCAGaagatttgagagagaaattggaTGGCTTCTTGTTTGATTTGAGGTGTTTTCAGATAATAATTTCCAGGATTTCATCCATACTTTAGCTTCAGAAATAGTGAAAAACAATAAATCAAGACCAAGCAACAAAAGAAAGAGCGGGGAAGAAGATATACCACCTTTCTCGACGGTTTCAATCTCGTCGGCGTTGGGTGCCTTCTTCCTGATTACCCTGTCAGATTGAAGAGCCGCAGTTGAGGAGGGAGTGAAGGAGGCACAAGGAAGAAAAGAGGGGGGGAAAGTCTAATATCAATCTTCACCCCACAAAAACCATTCTACTACTATCATGTAAAAGTTGCCAATTCATTTAAACTCCAAGTAATCGAACTCTTAATGCCAACAATACATGAACTTTAAAACATCTTATCCCAGTTCTTTTCAATGCCAGTGAAGTTGTAATTGTATTACTTGTGTATCCAAAAGCAATGCTAGACATCGAATCGAGGCAAATCATAATCTCTTTCCTGGTAATATAATGTTTTCCATCAACGGCTAAAATACAAATTGAACTCTAATTTCATCTATTATGAATGCTCCCTTTtgttaaattaatttaaaaagatACAAGTTGTAACCCATCTCTAGAATGTCAAAACTTCAAAGTGATGTCTAATCTATGTGCTGCCGATGGTATTGACTCGCTTGCAGGAAATGTGTGTTTGTGGACGCTTGCTTGTAGAAGTTGGTTCTTTTTTGCCTCATTTATACCAACCAGCAAGGAAGTATCTCAACAGGAAACAGAAGCAGCATGCTAGAGCCTGTTGCATGTAGATAAACATTCATCAAATGAGACGCTTACACAATTAACAGACGAAAAATGCATAATCATGCAGGACAGGATGTTTAAGCTACCGTCGCAAAACCATGATAGAGATGAAGGACAAAATATTGGATTGAGTTCTAGGAAAGAGACCCAAAAGAAACACATTAATCTGACTTTTTCAGAATATTAAGGATAAAAGTTTACATACCAAGACTCTTCCCAATCTACTTTTAATAAGGATCACAGCAACCTAATATCCAGGCCCTAGAAGAATCCTTCAACACATACTAAATCATACACAGACCTCAAAATACTTAAATCTCACGACTGGTCTCATGACTTCTAAAAAAGACCTAAATCTCACGACTGGTCTCATGACTTCCCAAAAAGACCAAGACAAGCATTCTAAGCCACAATAGGGAGAAATCAACTAAAAATGCTGGTTTAAAGGCTCTATATAGGACACATATTGCAGTTATTCACATCTGCCGATTCAGACTCAGGATAACATGCCTTGGAATTTGCAGGTTATACGCACAACTAAAAATGAATAAATCACCTGGAAAACGAGAAGATAAACACAAAGTTTCTTCTCTGTCATCCTGCCAAATTGTCTTAGGAACAAGTTTACAAGTGTCCCATCATTTGTCCCAGTCAGCAGTCCAGTTTCAGGATCGAACCTGAAGAATAACAGATATGGAAAAATATTTATAAAGATTGTTAACAGAAGATGGCTCCAGCAGTTCTGGCAGTTACAAAAAGCTACCTTGGGAGACGATGGCGCGGACATGGAATGATCCCAGCAAGCTGAAAAAGATAACAGCAGATAAGATGCCTCACATGTCATGAACAGTGAGTTAATCCTACCCATGTGTAATTTTTATATGCatagaggggggagagagaagagagaactaGATCAAACCTGGGGCAGTGACAAGAGAAAGTTCAAGACTTGAGGGAGAAAGAAAATCAGGAGCGTTTCACTGAACCAGAAAATTCAAAAGGCGAAGAAAAACAAAGGACAATAATCAGGCAATCAGGCAGATaataatggaaagaaaatatattggCAAA
Above is a genomic segment from Rosa chinensis cultivar Old Blush chromosome 3, RchiOBHm-V2, whole genome shotgun sequence containing:
- the LOC112192390 gene encoding 39S ribosomal protein L47, mitochondrial produces the protein MLYGFTKSQLLQLLLGRSWKASELRLKSWDDLNKLWFVLLKEKNMLMTQRQMLHAQNLRFPNPERLPKVRKSMCRIKHVLTERAIEEPDSRRSAKMKRMINAL